The window TCACTCCTCGTCGGCCTCGAGGACGTCGACCCACAGGTGGACGGAGTACTCCGTGTCGTCGGCCGATGGCTCCGCAGGGACGTCACCGTCGGGAAAGAGCAGCCACATGATGCGGACGTCCTCACCGACGATCGTCGGCTCGAACTCGTGGGTATGGTGCCATGACTCGTTGTGTGCCAGTTGCGGGTGGAAGCGAGTGAGCTCTCGCTGTTCGGTGACGATCGTTTCGTTGCCGTCGGTTTCGACCGTTTGCTCGAGGGCAACGACCGTGTACTCGACCGTCCGATGCTCGTGGTTATCGACCCCGAGGACGATCTCGGCGCTCTCTCCGTGGACGACCTCCGTGGGGTAGTTCGCGGCGACGAGTTCGCCGTCGTCGTCTTCGGTTAGGATGTACACCGCCGAGAATTGCTCACCCTGTGGGGGGACGAGAATCGCAAAGGCGACGGTACTGATCGCGAGGACGATCGAGAGAACTAACAGCACGTTCAACACGCCGTCGAGGCGTGTCTCGGGCTCGAACAGTTCGCTGCGCCCGGCTCGATACCACGCCCGATAGGGGACGGCGAACCGTTCGTCAGCGGGAAGCTGCCAACGTCGCCACGCCCCGACGGCCGTCGAAACCAGGACGAACCCGGTGACGGCGACCATGATCGGCGTCAACCGAATCCCCCACGGCGTGAAGTTGAGGGCGAGGCCGATGAGCGGCACGATGGCGATACTAAGTCCGAACGACAGGGCAACGCGCTCGATGCCGTCGATTCCATCCCGGCTGGTCGCGTCGAGGAGGCCGGTGCTTTCGGGGGCGTCGGGATCGGATTCCGTAGCGGAGGCCTCGTCGGTCGACTCGGTTGGTGGCGCTCCTGCTTCCGGAAAGAGCGCGGCGATGAAGACGTAGCCCGGAACGAACAGGACGAATGCCAGGCCGAGCGGGACGCGAAGTGGCGTTTCCCGGATGACGGGCGCAAACACGGCGACGTTGACCAGCGCGGTCACGACGAGCATGGCTGCGAGATCCGCCGGGAGGCGCCGAACCGGCTCGGGGAGGAGCAACCAGAGCGACCGTCGATCGACCATTCACTCCCTAGTGAGCAAGTGGGCGATAAAAGTCGGTCGATCAGCGAACGCCGACGCTCGGGCCCTGGCCGGACTCGCGTGACCCTCGGGTTGGTGGTGACCAGTACGGTGGTCGCACTGATGCCTCCGCGACCGATCAATCGTCTCCGGGCATCCCCGACTGCGTCGATAGTTCATCGGGTGTACACAGCCGTCGCGCACACTCGAGTGCCCGCGTTGCCTCCCCTGACGAGACGGTCTCGGGCGTGTACGCAGCTCGCTCGTAGGTTTCGGTCATGGTCTGGAGGGCGTCGCGCTCCTCCGCTCGCTCGTCGCCTCCGTATCGCGTAAAGAACTCCCAGTGGGTGAGCGACCGTCCGTCGTCGGGTCGACCGATCCCTCGTCGAACGGCTGCGTAGCTGGCTCTGACGGCGGCGTCCGTCCGGCCGTTCGAGAGTCGCTGGCTTGCTTCGCTGAGCAATGTTGGAACGATCGATGGCTGCGTCGGTGTCTCCGCCGGGACGTCTTCGTCGCCTGGGCGTTCGGGAGACTCCTCGGTAGTGTCTGAGGACTCGCGCCGGCGCCACCAGAACCCGAGGACGAGGAGGGTGATCAACAGGGCACCGCCGATGGCCGCGATCCACGTGAGGAACGGGGTTCCAGGCTCCCCAACCGAGGGTAGTGCACTCCCAGTGAGCGGGACAACGCTCTCAGCGCTCGCCCCGGCCAGGTTCGTCTCTGCCCCATCGAAGACGGCGACGACCGTGGCGTCGTCATCGCCGTTGTCTGGAAGCGGAACCGCCCCCGACAGGTCGCCGTCAGCACCCGTCGTCACCGTCTCCACGGCTTCACCGTCGATCTGAATCGTGACCGGCTGTCCGTCGATCGGATCGCCGTCGACCGTTTCGAGCGTTCCCTCGAACTCGAGCGTCTCGTTGGTGTGCTCGGCGTCGATCGTGAGCACCGTCTCGGTCTCGGTCACTGTCACGGTCGTTTCGGCCGTCGCGCTGGTGAGTGCCTGCTCTTCCAGGGCGAGGGCGAGACGGAGTGGCTGCTCACCGTCGACTACCGCTGCTGGAACGCGAATGTCGTCGTCTACCGTGCCGTTTTCGACGGTGAGTTCACCGAGTGCGTGGCCACCGAGGGTGACGACAACCGGCGCGTCGTCGACGGGCTCCCCATCGGCCAGAACGCTGGCACTAACCGAGAGATTCTCGCCGTAGGCGACGTTCTCACTCGTCTCGAGGGAGTCGATCTCGGGCTCGACCTGGTCGATCGAGACGTTCAGCTCCGCACTGCTCCCGAAGTACGTCGAGGTGGCGTCGGGGTCGTACTCGACGGTGACTGACTCCGTCGAGAGGGGCGTTGTCGGTGCTGGTCGGTACGTAAATTCGAACGTCCCCTCCTCGTCTGTCTCCACCGACTGTGGCTCTCCATCAACGATCAGTCGAATTTCCTGGTTGGCGATCACGGAGTCATCGGCTGTTTCGAGTGTCCCGGTCGCCGAGAGTGGATCGAGATACGAGACGGTCTCGTTGTCGGCTTCGACGCTGAGACTGGTCTGAACGAACGTCTCTACGATGACCGTCTCGACCTCGTCTTGGACGCGTGTATTGGTCTCGTTAATGGACGTGTCGGCATCTGAGAGATCGGTCTCGGTCTCAAACTGGATGATCTCGTAATTGTGGCGAATGTCGTCACTCAAGGTGGCAATGTTCTCAGCGAGTATCGAAAGCTCTCGAGCCAGTTCTCTGGCTCGATCCTCGTCGCCGGCCGATTTGGCCTCCTCGTACTCCGCTTTGGTCTCCTCATAGGTCTCGAGGCGATCGGCGAGTTCGTCTTGCTGGTCGGCGGCTTCCTCGTAGGCTTCAGCCGTGGTTTTCTCGTCATCGTCCTCATCGTCGCTGTCTTCGTCCGTCTCGCCGGCGACTTCGACGTACTGGTCGAACCGATCGCGATACTCGTCGCCGACGAAGTCCTTGGCGAACTCGTACTCGCCTTCGCTTATCGATATCGCGCTATCCCCCAATCGCT of the Natronosalvus vescus genome contains:
- a CDS encoding DUF1616 domain-containing protein; translation: MVDRRSLWLLLPEPVRRLPADLAAMLVVTALVNVAVFAPVIRETPLRVPLGLAFVLFVPGYVFIAALFPEAGAPPTESTDEASATESDPDAPESTGLLDATSRDGIDGIERVALSFGLSIAIVPLIGLALNFTPWGIRLTPIMVAVTGFVLVSTAVGAWRRWQLPADERFAVPYRAWYRAGRSELFEPETRLDGVLNVLLVLSIVLAISTVAFAILVPPQGEQFSAVYILTEDDDGELVAANYPTEVVHGESAEIVLGVDNHEHRTVEYTVVALEQTVETDGNETIVTEQRELTRFHPQLAHNESWHHTHEFEPTIVGEDVRIMWLLFPDGDVPAEPSADDTEYSVHLWVDVLEADEE